One genomic window of Caenorhabditis elegans chromosome I includes the following:
- the W05F2.4 gene encoding uncharacterized protein (Confirmed by transcript evidence), whose product MSIYQKRWSSVGSGASPSASISRSTPTATNVLSSGVEPSTVGTSWNSVRWNKPSTSYRANLASRFENNSTANSNSSYTPQRTSRFLSSAAKNAADLASIGPSVSSRASRFDTTNMANKEKYRNEARDLINKWSSRERNSNISNTYRSPAPRSTFRSTDSLATSGTSGAGSTGYSNTAYRTSTSLTPTRPVLPSSSTASRYSTERPSLLSPSPTPTLHTTPKADRPWRQRMAESSRIRSTLGDDVSQAYTARRARHASSRRSSLSQDESTYETTRVPSYSALVQQQPYSYRSRQSSVESSVFSPTSRFTSASSYVPYSYRNRSDDPPASTTRTSVLDRSTSRSKSPTRDSLPSRTPSQAPKNPSIRESSKERDADKQKKKSAKERTARRNSRQNSQQDSSSDEEINRLMRSRSGSQVRRKPRKKSQVETEKLIVVEQKDTVMNRSMQSSLYETGVEDSALIQSLTSQINESLTALNLTAESEGFQSCAVSPLAPSISRSSSKHGIVKNQIIKSPSLVEVLGLPRSDSKTSLKLQEQLEFDDELLHDDRLTFDLDDCEPSESSHIDDESQYSAVAHFKPNKVKRLAPVPGLWKSGAENEEFISRNKRFAKSVSPSVESCMRLENAKGEAENIFPLKNLEKATKSLKIPEKKKPAVLKTKVDPKPEVKPVEKKPVSKPAAVKISEKPKAATAPEAPKTPTKVAPETQKTEPPVPAPRAQAVQKTKESAPASTPASASAPTPAPATSKPTPTAVKPAETPKTPAKPVPEKVQVPAVVKVAPEKVKSPTTAVEPKKSAPAVPTVTEKPKEAPKETPKPGIEKKKVLLKKKKIIPIDDEVEAPKVLSEQNTEISKVFSRRAWGAQKTEKKMKLRNEMKGISIRCKAAGNQTTQIEEHYRRKPQAERATVLVDTPVKDVNYSVCKISVREKRKKVEKKPVVEEVVDAPAPPSLSQSFIESTENMSRSVSVASRASDTRASIILDEMRGTEAAVEWTRDLDIDDELDHYNGILVLPDKSILEQYISRKRGKIDRYRGLRPSSMCSYVSDNCASPCPSTVSELCLPSSVLVHEPRRRAQYSAEPTDHCITPVPLNSTPRGFTTKKEPPPVIKPVPFEAPKTLFEKMIQDQANRNRTVTTSETRDASPRRGSASGSQEEGMSAISQQFAAAAAAGNGHGSVRYAAHIPVRSTESSGRMSTGSVDSQQSGGTLDAASKNIDHVIDQARHRHHQHRSKFKEAIDYLDQIFEDLKKECDPDDKNNNDENNKPFDPPPTFVAVKKKPTPLATSSASTTAPAAKIASASDSKKPASSSSTISVKPTVRQKTSETSKSKPLQQAPPSPVEVVIPVRKLSQGATNNQAEPTVAETIVLAKKTDKMDFTRRWLQDDLKSLAHLPPANIAPNASYYQDFDEHSLGSCSAEVAAFNTTKEKKNGSKASRKVSDSSDMIRPRPFRPQPVYPMVDGFNGPSAFEPFSSHTLPRVASNDQIPSEMKRSGSQDPYNTLRSMRSEGDGFDSARPSPSAFQQVSPFHRGSSMRSSLRSLPDHSPVRQKNSSYEVAAKDPVLSIDQLVAELELNTENTFSPADKRRSFPTSFGRPQAHQAQQHHAPSDYEKPNRFRAETRHAPTRGRAQNFVAPVAEPMTSKAPIYSQAVRPKQQQQQKSLDEVTSMLNRAVSQFGNEQRQAYQHPTAYKQLSQQSFGSVHSNNAFETINQEKINPSRVEAMHNMFERGTAPTSWKMQQKDSYEDRSQKMSPLQEVTYASLNSYSPPPPPPSHPLPQNGSHGMARNTSQNQISYHEYTPQPPTTQPPQRPPGSANSSQGGYYSSNSSGIGSNYPQNQQNQMYNNPRRSLIIDQQSISSRMPSVENDDDDGFYDNIGIYNDDRRYSRGSELETSASFRQLPPASNTSKHNRIGSFLRKIGGGSSRPPGSAASLMSLNKIANETIIKPGGLMKSNSLSNEPWKKVMLNGGASMPREANNNHKTGLGARLKNSLFGSRKRLDG is encoded by the exons Atgtcaatttatcaaaaaag ATGGTCATCAGTAGGCAGCGGCGCTTCACCGTCTGCATCAATTTCTAGATCAACTCCGACAGCGACAAATGTTCTTTCCAGTGGTGTAGAGCCATCTACAGTCGGAACAAG ctggaatTCAGTCCGATGGAATAAGCCATCAACATCCTATCGGGCCAACCTGGCGTCTCGCTTTGAGAACAACTCAACTGCAAACTCGAACAGCAGTTACACTCCACAAAGAACTTCCAG atttctgagCTCCGCCGCCAAGAATGCCGCCGACCTTGCCAG catcgGACCGTCGGTAAGTTCTAGAGCATCACGATTCGATACCACGAATATGGCAAATAAGGAAAAGTACAGAAACGAG GCACGAGATCTTATCAACAAGTGGTCGAGTCGGGAGCGGAATTCAAATA TCTCCAACACTTATCGATCGCCGGCTCCGCGGAGCACATTTCGATCTACCGACTCATTGGCGACATCTGGGACCTCTGGAGCAGGGAGCACGGGTTATTCGAACACAG CTTACCGAACATCAACATCCCTTACCCCAACACGTCCGGTGCTTCCCTCATCATCCACAGCATCTCGATATTCAACAGAGAGGCCAAGTCTATTGTCTCCATCTCCGACACCTACACTACA CACGACACCGAAAGCGGATCGTCCGTGGCGTCAACGAATGGCCGAGTCGTCGCGCATCCGTTCGACGCTCGGCGACGACGTGAGTCAGGCGTACACGGCTCGCCGAGCCCGGCACGCATCGTCGCGTCGCAGCTCGTTGTCGCAAGACGAGTCGACCTACGAGACGACACGTGTGCCTAGTTATAGTGCATTAGTACAGCAACAACCCTATTCG TACCGATCCCGACAAAGCTCAGTTGAAAGTTCTGTGTTCTCGCCGACGTCACGTTTTACCAGCGCCTCGTCCTATGtaccgtactcctaccgtaACCGAAGCGACGATCCACCAGCATCAACGACACGAACAAGTGTGCTAGATAGAAGCACATCTAG atcaaaatcTCCAACAAGGGATAGTTTACCGTCTCGTACCCCATCACAAGCTCCCAAGAATCCGTCGATTAGAGAGTCGAGCAAGGAGCGAGACGCAGAcaaacagaagaagaagagtgCCAAAGAAAGAA CTGCTCGCCGTAATTCGCGACAAAACAGTCAACAAGACAGCTCATCCGACGAGGAAATAAATCGATTGATGAGAAGCCGATCGGGCTCACAGGTACGAAGGAAACCACGGAAGAAGAGTCAGGTGGAAACAGAGAAGCTAATTGTCGTCGAGCAAAAGGATACTGTAATG AATCGCTCAATGCAGTCGTCACTGTACGAGACAGGAGTCGAAGATTCAGCTCTAATTCAATCACTCACTTCTCAAATCAACG AGTCTTTAACAGCATTGAATCTAACTGCGGAAAGTGAGGGATTCCAATCGTGCGCCGTGTCACCACTTGCTCCATCAATATCCAGAAGCAGCTCCAAACATGGGAtagttaaaaatcaaattatta aatccCCATCGCTAGTTGAAGTGCTGGGGCTACCGCGTAGCGACTCGAAGACAAGTTTGAAG TTACAAGAACAATTAGAATTCGATGATGAACTACTGCACGACGATCGACTAACATTTGATCTAGATGATTGCGAg CCATCCGAATCCTCCCACATTGATGACGAGTCTCAGTACAGTGCCGTTGCTCATTTTAAGCCTAATAAG GTGAAACGATTGGCTCCAGTGCCGGGATTATGGAAGTCGGGCGCCGAGAACGAAGAGTTCATCTCGCGAAACAAACGATTCGCAAAGTCGGTATCACCTAGTGTAGAAAGTTGCATGCGTTT agaaaatgcCAAAGGTGAAGCTGAGAACATCTTCCCActcaaaaacttggaaaaagcaacaaaatctctaaaaatcccagagaagaagaagccagCGGTGCTGAAAACCAAAGTGGATCCGAAGCCAGAAGTGAAGCCAGTGGAGAAGAAGCCTGTTTCAAAACCGGCTGcagtgaaaatttctgaaaagccAAAGGCTGCCACGGCTCCAGAAGCTCCTAAAACTCCAACAAAAGTAGCTCCggaaactcaaaaaacggAGCCTCCAGTCCCTGCCCCTAGAGCCCAGGCAGTTCAAAAGACGAAAGAGTCTGCTCCAGCATCAACTCCAGCTTCAGCCTCAGCGCCAACTCCAGCTCCAGCCACATCCAAACCAACTCCGACTGCAGTGAAACCAGCTGAAACTCCAAAGACGCCTGCAAAACCAGTTCCTGAAAAAGTCCAGGTTCCTGCTGTTGTCAAAGTTGCtccagaaaaagtgaaatcacCTACTACTGCTGTTGAGCCAAAGAAATCAGCTCCAGCTGTACCTACTGTGactgaaaaaccaaaagaagCTCCGAAGGAGACTCCAAAGCCAGgaatcgaaaagaaaaaagtg ctactgaaaaagaagaaaatcatTCCGATTGATGATGAAGTTGAGGCACCAAAAGTGCTCAGCGAGCAGAACactgaaatatcaaaagtaTTTTCAAGAAGAGCATGGGGAGCacaaaaaaccgagaaaaagatgaaattgagaaatgagaTGAAGGGAATTTCAATTCGTTGCAAGGCGGCTGGAAATCAAACAACTCAAATTGAAGAGCACTATCGTAGGAAACCACAAGCCGAAAGAGCTACG gttcttgTGGATACTCCTGTTAAAGATGTGAATTATAGTGTTTGCAAGATTTCAGTGAGAGAGAAGAGGAAGAAAGT TGAAAAGAAACCTGTCGTCGAAGAAGTGGTTGATGCGCCGGCGCCACCATCTCTATCTCAATCATTCATCGAATCAACTGAAAACATGTCCCGTTCGGTGTCGGTTGCATCCCGAGCATCCGACACTCGAGCATCGATTATTCTTGATGAAATGCGTGGAACCGAGGCGGCTGTGGAATGGACACGTGATTTGGATATTGATGATGAGCTTGATCATTATAATGGAATTCTTGTACTTCCGGATAAATCGATTCTCGAACAATACATCTCACGGAAACGTGGGAAAATCGATCGATATCGAGGGCTTCGGCCGTCTTCGATGTGCTCCTATGTTTCAGATAATTGTGCATCACCATGCCCATCAACTGTCTCGGAACTTTGTCTTCCATCTTCCG TATTGGTGCACGAGCCCCGCCGGCGTGCTCAATACAGTGCGGAGCCCACTGACCATTGCATCACCCCAGTCCCATTGAACTCAACGCCACGTGGATTTACAACAAAGAAAGAACCTCCACCGGTGATTAAACCTGTACCATTCGAGGCACCCAAGACACTCTTCGAAAAGATGATTCAAGATCAGGCAAATCGTAATCGGACGGTTACTACTTCAGAG ACCCGCGACGCGTCGCCCCGACGTGGATCTGCATCGGGATCTCAGGAAGAAG GAATGTCAGCCATCTCCCAACAGTTTGCGGCGGCCGCCGCAGCAGGGAATGGCCATGGCTCCGTTCGTTACGCGGCTCATATTCCGGTCCGAAGCACTGAAAGCAGCGGCAGGATGAGCACAGGAAGTGTTGATAGTCAGCAAAG CGGTGGCACCCTTGACGCAGCGTCGAAGAACATTGACCATGTGATAGATCAGGCACGACACCGTCACCATCAACACAGAAGCAAGTTCAAAGAAGCCATTGATTACCTGGATCAGATATTTGAAGACTTGAAGAAAGAGTGTGAT cccGACGACAAAAATAACAACGACGAGAATAACAAGCCATTTGATCCACCACCAACATTTGTAGCCGTAAAGAAGAAGCCAACTCCacttgccacgtcatcagctTCAACTACTGCACCGGCAGCAAAGATCGCATCTGCGTCCGATTCGAA AAAGccggcttcttcttcttctactatTTCTGTGAAGCCTACGGTTCGACAGAAGACGTCTGAAACTTCGAAGAGCAAGCCTTTGCAACAG GCTCCGCCGTCCCCTGTGGAAGTTGTGATTCCGGTCCGAAAGCTGTCACAAGGTGCAACAAATAATCAGGCGGAG ccaacaGTCGCTGAAACTATTGTGCTCGCcaagaaaactgataaaatggaTTTCACGCGACGGTGGTTGCAAGATGATTTGAAGTCGTTGGCTCATCTTCCGCCAGCCAATATTGCTCCGAATGCG tcatactaCCAAGATTTCGACGAGCATTCGCTGGGAAGTTGCAGTGCAGAAGTGGCCGCCTTCAACACtacaaaagaaaagaaaaatggttcaaaagCATCGCGAAAAGTATCCGATTCATCGGATATGATTCGTCCACGACCATTCCGTCCTCAACCAGTCTACCCAATGGTTGACGGATTCAATGGTCCATCCGCATTCGAGCCATTCTCATCACACACACTTCCACGTGTCGCATCTAATGATCAGATTCCGAGTGAAATGAAGAGGTCGGGATCACAGGATCCATACAACACACTTCGTTCGATGCGTTCTGAAGGTGATGGATTCGATTCAGCACGTCCATCACCGTCTGCATTCCAACAAGTATCTCCATTTCATCGTGGAAGTTCGATGAGATCATCACTCCGATCTTTGCCCGATCATTCGCCAGTTAGACAGAAGAATAGTAGTTATGAAGTTGCTGCGAAAGATCCAGTGTTATCGATTGATCAGTTGGTTGCCGAGTTGGAATTGAATACGGAAAAT accttCTCCCCAGCAGACAAACGTCGCTCATTCCCAACATCCTTCGGCAGACCCCAAGCACATCAAGCTCAGCAACACCATGCTCCAAGTGACTACGAGAAGCCGAATAGGTTCCGAGCAGAGACAAGGCATGCTCCAACAAGAGGAAGAGCTCAGAACTTTGTGGCTCCTGTCGCGGAGCCAATGACCTCAAAAGCTCCCATCTATTCCCAGGCTGTCCGTCCGAAACAACAGCAACAGCAAAAGTCGCTGGACGAGGTGACGAGCATGCTCAACAGAGCAGTTTCTCAGTTTGGAAATGAGCAACGTCAGGCTTATCAGCATCCGACGGCCTACAAGCAGCTGAGCCAACAATCTTTTGGATCAGTTCATTCGAATAATGCATTTGAGACTATAAATCAGGAAAAGATAAATCCAAGTCGTGTGGAGGCTATGCATAATATGTTTGAAAGAGGCACGGCGCCGACGTCTTGGAAAATGCAGCAGAAGGATTCGTATGAGGATAGAAGTCAG aaaatgtcaCCCCTGCAAGAGGTCACCTACGCCTCACTGAACAGCTATTcccctccaccaccaccaccatcacaTCCGCTTCCCCAAAATGGAAGTCATGGAATGGCTCGAAACACGTCCCAAAATCAGATATCGTATCACGAGTACACTCCTCAGCCACCGACGACTCAGCCACCACAGAGGCCGCCGGGCTCGGCCAACTCGTCGCAGGGTGGATACTATTCGTCGAATAGTTCGGGCATAGGATCAAACTATCCACAGAATCAGCAGAATCAAATGTACAAT AATCCACGACGCAGTCTGATCATTGATCAACAGTCGATTTCCTCGAGAATGCCTTCCGTGGAAAATGATGATGACGACGGGTTCTATGACAACATTGGAATT TATAACGATGATCGTCGATATTCCCGTGGCAGTGAACTTGAAACGTCGGCCTCGTTCCGTCAACTTCCTCCCGCTTCCAATACATCCAAACACAACCGAATCGGATCGTTCCTTCGAAAGATCGGAGGCGGTTCGAGTCGGCCACCGGGCAGTGCGGCGAGTTTGATGTCGTTGAATAAGATTGCAAATGAGACGATCATCAAACCGGGAGGGCTCATGAAGAGCAATAGTTTGAGCAATGAACCATGGAAGAAGGTGATGCTCAACGGAGGTGCAAGTATGCCAAGAGAAG caaaCAACAATCACAAAACCGGTCTCGGAGCACGACTCAAAAACTCATTGTTCGGCTCACGAAAACGATTGGACGGTTAA
- the W05F2.4 gene encoding uncharacterized protein (Confirmed by transcript evidence): MSPLQEVTYASLNSYSPPPPPPSHPLPQNGSHGMARNTSQNQISYHEYTPQPPTTQPPQRPPGSANSSQGGYYSSNSSGIGSNYPQNQQNQMYNNPRRSLIIDQQSISSRMPSVENDDDDGFYDNIGIYNDDRRYSRGSELETSASFRQLPPASNTSKHNRIGSFLRKIGGGSSRPPGSAASLMSLNKIANETIIKPGGLMKSNSLSNEPWKKVMLNGGASMPREANNNHKTGLGARLKNSLFGSRKRLDG; encoded by the exons atgtcaCCCCTGCAAGAGGTCACCTACGCCTCACTGAACAGCTATTcccctccaccaccaccaccatcacaTCCGCTTCCCCAAAATGGAAGTCATGGAATGGCTCGAAACACGTCCCAAAATCAGATATCGTATCACGAGTACACTCCTCAGCCACCGACGACTCAGCCACCACAGAGGCCGCCGGGCTCGGCCAACTCGTCGCAGGGTGGATACTATTCGTCGAATAGTTCGGGCATAGGATCAAACTATCCACAGAATCAGCAGAATCAAATGTACAAT AATCCACGACGCAGTCTGATCATTGATCAACAGTCGATTTCCTCGAGAATGCCTTCCGTGGAAAATGATGATGACGACGGGTTCTATGACAACATTGGAATT TATAACGATGATCGTCGATATTCCCGTGGCAGTGAACTTGAAACGTCGGCCTCGTTCCGTCAACTTCCTCCCGCTTCCAATACATCCAAACACAACCGAATCGGATCGTTCCTTCGAAAGATCGGAGGCGGTTCGAGTCGGCCACCGGGCAGTGCGGCGAGTTTGATGTCGTTGAATAAGATTGCAAATGAGACGATCATCAAACCGGGAGGGCTCATGAAGAGCAATAGTTTGAGCAATGAACCATGGAAGAAGGTGATGCTCAACGGAGGTGCAAGTATGCCAAGAGAAG caaaCAACAATCACAAAACCGGTCTCGGAGCACGACTCAAAAACTCATTGTTCGGCTCACGAAAACGATTGGACGGTTAA
- the W05F2.4 gene encoding uncharacterized protein (Confirmed by transcript evidence), with the protein MPSVENDDDDGFYDNIGIYNDDRRYSRGSELETSASFRQLPPASNTSKHNRIGSFLRKIGGGSSRPPGSAASLMSLNKIANETIIKPGGLMKSNSLSNEPWKKVMLNGGASMPREANNNHKTGLGARLKNSLFGSRKRLDG; encoded by the exons ATGCCTTCCGTGGAAAATGATGATGACGACGGGTTCTATGACAACATTGGAATT TATAACGATGATCGTCGATATTCCCGTGGCAGTGAACTTGAAACGTCGGCCTCGTTCCGTCAACTTCCTCCCGCTTCCAATACATCCAAACACAACCGAATCGGATCGTTCCTTCGAAAGATCGGAGGCGGTTCGAGTCGGCCACCGGGCAGTGCGGCGAGTTTGATGTCGTTGAATAAGATTGCAAATGAGACGATCATCAAACCGGGAGGGCTCATGAAGAGCAATAGTTTGAGCAATGAACCATGGAAGAAGGTGATGCTCAACGGAGGTGCAAGTATGCCAAGAGAAG caaaCAACAATCACAAAACCGGTCTCGGAGCACGACTCAAAAACTCATTGTTCGGCTCACGAAAACGATTGGACGGTTAA